One part of the Mycobacterium marinum genome encodes these proteins:
- a CDS encoding nucleoside deaminase yields the protein MTDFAQRAIDLARQNVAEGGRPFATVIVKDGQVLAESANKVAQTNDPTAHAEILAIRAACTKLGTEQLFGTTFYVLAHPCPMCLGSLYYCSPDEVIFLTTRDIYEQYYVDDRKYFELATFYDEFAKAWQDRRLPMRYDPRPSAVNVYRFWQELNGGKRAAAPDSAG from the coding sequence GTGACCGACTTCGCTCAGCGCGCCATCGATCTCGCCCGCCAAAACGTGGCCGAAGGCGGCCGACCATTCGCGACGGTCATCGTCAAAGACGGCCAGGTGCTCGCCGAGAGCGCCAACAAGGTGGCCCAGACCAACGACCCCACCGCCCACGCCGAGATCCTCGCCATCCGCGCAGCGTGCACCAAGCTGGGAACCGAGCAGCTGTTCGGGACCACCTTCTACGTGCTGGCGCACCCATGCCCGATGTGCCTGGGCTCGCTCTACTACTGCTCCCCCGACGAAGTCATCTTTTTGACCACCCGCGACATCTACGAGCAGTACTACGTCGACGACCGCAAGTACTTCGAGCTGGCGACCTTCTACGACGAGTTCGCCAAGGCCTGGCAGGACCGCCGCCTGCCGATGCGCTACGACCCGCGCCCCTCAGCCGTGAACGTCTACCGGTTCTGGCAGGAGCTCAACGGCGGGAAGCGCGCGGCGGCCCCCGACTCGGCCGGCTAG
- a CDS encoding ArsR/SmtB family transcription factor — translation MHADNRSQPLPGDQVGLVVEVFRMLADATRVQVLWSLADREMSVNELAEHIHKPAPSVSQHLAKLRMARLVRTRRDKTTIFYSLENEHVRQLVIDAVFNAEHAGPGVPRHHRSDGGLQAVTDA, via the coding sequence ATGCATGCAGATAACAGATCACAGCCCTTGCCGGGCGATCAGGTGGGCTTGGTGGTCGAGGTGTTTCGGATGCTTGCCGACGCCACTCGCGTGCAGGTCCTATGGTCGCTGGCCGATCGCGAGATGTCGGTCAATGAACTCGCCGAACACATCCACAAGCCCGCACCGTCGGTCTCCCAGCACCTGGCGAAGCTGCGGATGGCGCGGCTGGTGCGCACCCGCCGGGACAAGACGACGATTTTCTACAGCCTGGAAAACGAGCACGTGCGGCAGTTGGTGATCGATGCGGTCTTCAACGCCGAGCACGCCGGCCCCGGCGTCCCCCGCCATCACCGATCCGACGGTGGGCTGCAGGCCGTAACCGACGCCTAA